In Daphnia magna isolate NIES linkage group LG6, ASM2063170v1.1, whole genome shotgun sequence, the following are encoded in one genomic region:
- the LOC123466521 gene encoding uncharacterized protein LOC123466521 isoform X1, with protein sequence MSSNQSMLAVLHLLNNGQCNKFSRFADKSSITSSREEVILDFSTPRDTGTSPLSSVIRYNTTPIHSGNFHFRASALLTFDIARHGLILGRIPHLSEVHKIQISVQLALSQTMDKTEG encoded by the exons ATGTCAA GTAATCAATCAATGCTGGCTGTTCTACACTTGTTGAATAATGGTCAGTGTAATAAATTTTCTAGATTCGCTGATAAATCCAGTATCACCTCTTCACGTGAAGAGGTGATACTGGATTTCTCCACTCCTCGTGATACTGGTACCAGTCCTCTCTCTTCAGTGATTAGGTACAACACCACTCCAATCCATAGTGGCAATTTTCATTTCCGTGCAAGTGCCCTTCTAACTTTTGACATAGCAAG GCATGGATTAATCCTTGGAAGAATTCCTCATCTCAGTGAAGTTCACAAAATACAAATTAGTGTACAATTGGCATTGTCACAAACGATGG ATAAAACAGAAGGTTAA
- the LOC116925373 gene encoding uncharacterized protein LOC116925373, giving the protein MSFSTNISNSVRNFVTEMLTKRENGGDVNYFNNNTRLSRLIGTNHVNNIIATDYDGVDNSTDGVSLLMPTWAYLSVAAYLLFISVLGLTLNIIVALVILNDSRKMTPLNWMLLNLACSDGAIAGFGTPVSTAAALRFGWPFSHELCVAYAMIMSTAGIGSITTLTALAVWRCQLVVCCPAKRKNTFTNHNGRLECRYGALLLTLIWIYALAVTCPPLLGWGRYDREAAHISCSVNWESKRHYNRSYIFYMFVMGLVIPLALIMVSYVKILRVVRERRRRAKIKEETPKTMPAPPDVSGHITQNYGQQVAEHQRPITNKTRQQHLNNNQHHLHRRGDAAEKRVTMMVACMIAAFMGAWTPYSILALYETFFSIDSGADNYSGNKANVSYVTQDNDSLYVGVVSPAFAAIPSLFAKTSAVLNPLIYGLLNTQFRLAWERFSLRYFSRCRHRRHPTGDVAANHQTQIKTWRDIRRLRLSFNSNSRGIKPGTTVHLPMREIIFPKEDRQDQTSGIIAKITKTLPFIDANATNSIPVRIDGHNNQEEEERKSRNNQQEHENTIERQCYTPLRLSSTLSSSLPSLSTCTSSHLVCKEVNATYQSNKKRSIRIHLHREQLGSLISVRLPSHTAHCRCSIEKSMFLNTYADAHASLTGRTIITKNDSEVNQT; this is encoded by the exons ATGTCCTTCTCCACTAACATTTCAAATTCCGTGCGCAATTTTGTGACCGAGATGTTAACAAAGCGAGAAAACGGTGGCGACGTCAACTACTTCAACAACAATACAAGATTGTCCAGACTAATCGGAACTAACCATGTCAATAACATCATCGCCACTGATTATGATGGTGTTGACAATTCAACGGATGGTGTTAGCTTGTTAATGCCTACCTGGGCTTACCTGTCTGTCGCCGCTTACCTGCTTTTCATAAGCGTTCTTGGCTTAACCCTGAACATTATCGTCGCTCTCGTCATTCTCAACGATTCGAGG AAGATGACGCCATTGAACTGGATGTTGCTGAATTTGGCTTGCTCCGACGGTGCCATTGCTGGATTCGG AACACCCGTATCAACGGCTGCTGCCTTGCGATTCGGATGGCCTTTCAGCCATGAACTGTGCGTTGCTTACGCCATGATTATGTCCACTGCAG GAATCGGATCCATCACGACCCTAACGGCGTTGGCTGTCTGGCGATGTCAACTCGTCGTTTGCTGTCCAGCTAAACGCAAAAACACTTTTACTAATCACAATGGCCGACTCGAATGTCGCTATGGCGCCTTATTGCTCACTCTCATCTGGATTTACGCCCTGGCTGTTACGTGTCCGCCACTTCTAGGATGGGGTCGTTACGACCGTGAAGCTGCTCACATCAG CTGTTCAGTCAACTGGGAGTCCAAGAGGCATTACAACCGCTCCTACATCTTCTACATGTTTGTTATGGGATTGGTCATCCCGCTTGCCCTCATCATGGTGTCCTATGTCAAGATCCTGCGCGTTGTTCGTGAG AGACGAAGGCGAGCcaaaatcaaagaagaaacgCCAAAGACGATGCCAGCACCACCTGATGTATCTGGTCATATTACACAAAACTATGGCCAACAAGTAGCCGAGCACCAACGACCGATCACCAACAAAACTAGGCAGCAACATCTTAACAACAATCAACATCATCTTCACCGCAGAGGAGATGCAGCTGAGAAAAGGGTGACGATGATGGTGGCCTGCATGATCGCCGCATTTATGGGCGCCTGGACTCCCTATTCGATTTTGGCACTTTACGAGACGTTTTTCAGTATTGACAGCGGTGCTGACAATTACAGTGGAAACAAAGCCAATGTTTCCTACGTAACTCAAGATAACGATTCATTGTACGTGGGAGTCGTTTCACCTGCTTTCGCTGCAATTCCTTCGCTTTTCGCTAAAACGTCAGCTGTTCTCAACCCGCTTATCTACGGGCTTCTCAATACTCAG TTTCGCTTGGCTTGGGAAAGGTTTTCGTTGCGGTACTTTAGTCGATGCCGTCATCGTCGCCATCCCACCGGGGACGTAGCGGCCAACCACCAAACTCAAATCAAAACGTGGCGTGACATAAGACGACTCCGTTTGAGCTTCAATAGCAACTCACGTGGTATTAAACCGGGAACTACTGTACACCTGCCTATGCGAGAAATCATATTTCCAAAGGAAGACAGACAGGATCAAACTAGCGGTATTATAGCTAAAATCACCAAGACTCTCCCCTTTATCGACGCCAATGCTACCAACTCGATTCCTGTGCGTATTGATGGCCATAAtaatcaagaagaagaagagcggAAATCGAGAAACAATCAACAAGAACATGAAAATACTATTGAAAGACAATGTTATACACCTCTTCGTCTATCGTCAACACTTTCATCTTCTTTGCCGTCACTGTCGACTTGCACTTCATCACACCTTGTCTGCAAAGAGGTGAATGCAACGTATCAGTCAAACAAGAAGAGATCAATCAGAATTCACCTTCATCGGGAACAGCTTGGTTCTTTGATATCCGTTCGCTTGCCCTCCCACACAGCTCACTGCCGTTGCAGCATTGAAAAATCTATGTTCTTGAATACCTATGCCGACGCCCACGCTAGCCTGACAGGACGTACCATAATCACTAAAAATGATTCAGAAGTGAACCAAACCTAA
- the LOC123466521 gene encoding uncharacterized protein LOC123466521 isoform X2, which yields MFSLNTKFADKSSITSSREEVILDFSTPRDTGTSPLSSVIRYNTTPIHSGNFHFRASALLTFDIARHGLILGRIPHLSEVHKIQISVQLALSQTMDKTEG from the exons ATgttttcactaaataccaa ATTCGCTGATAAATCCAGTATCACCTCTTCACGTGAAGAGGTGATACTGGATTTCTCCACTCCTCGTGATACTGGTACCAGTCCTCTCTCTTCAGTGATTAGGTACAACACCACTCCAATCCATAGTGGCAATTTTCATTTCCGTGCAAGTGCCCTTCTAACTTTTGACATAGCAAG GCATGGATTAATCCTTGGAAGAATTCCTCATCTCAGTGAAGTTCACAAAATACAAATTAGTGTACAATTGGCATTGTCACAAACGATGG ATAAAACAGAAGGTTAA
- the LOC116925375 gene encoding 2-oxoglutarate and iron-dependent oxygenase domain-containing protein 3, with product MVSELKQRSSATKSALKKKPSESSKQNVSDVPDEKKTANSKEAGKKKFGPIGIKKEDQLWSRAVLMTGVLVIVIVMKWKKTNEITWVSQQEMVAKVKQPLICSTAFHDEINKFEGCAIKQCGRFVMDGLFQEDQLNTLLGIFKKGLQFGHSSGGASILDLHSGALSKGERFINIFTNPETKNIWSEIELASYIDAKETIRRAVIENFGLQLEAIHLTSPTFFSRMTDNPAKTVHDEYWHPHVDKETYETFHFTSLLYLSDYGSEFQGGRFVFVDGDHMNRTVEPRKGRVSMFTSGGENLHYVEKVTQGTRYAITIAFTCDAQHAIPDPHVRN from the exons ATGGTTTCAGAATTGAAGCAAAGAAGCAGTGCAACAAAATCAGctctaaagaaaaaacccaGTGAATCCAGCAAACAAAATGTCAGCGATGTACcggatgaaaagaaaacagcaaACAGCAAAGAAGCTGGCAAGAAGAAATTCGGACCCATTGGTATTAAAAAGGAAGATCAGCTCTGGTCACGAGCTGTCTTGATGACTGGTGTGTTAGTGATAGTCATTGTGATGAAgtggaagaaaacaaatgaaatcaCCTGGGTATCACAGCAGGAAATGGTAGCTAAAGTCAAACAGCCATTAATTTGTTCAACAGCATTTCATGATGAGATAAACAAGTTTGAAG GTTGTGCAATCAAACAGTGTGGCCGGTTTGTGATGGATGGTCTCTTCCAGGAAGACCAACTTAACACTCTGCTGGGTATATTCAAAAAGGGGTTGCAATTTGGGCATTCTTCAGGAGGGGCAAGTATACTTGATTTGCACTCAGGAGCCTTATCGAAAGGGGAAAGGTTCATCAACATCTTTACCAATCCTGAAACCAAAAACATCTGGTCTGAGATTGAACTGGCTTCCTACAT AGATGCCAAAGAAACGATCAGACGAGcagttatagaaaattttggCCTACAATTGGAAGCCATCCATCTGACTTCTCCCACATTTTTCTCTCGCATGACCGACAACCCTGCAAAAACCGTCCATGATGAGTACTGGCATCCGCACGTTGACAAG GAAACGTACGAAACTTTTCACTTCACCTCACTCCTGTATTTGAGCGACTACGGGTCAGAGTTCCAGGGCGGCCGATTCGTCTTTGTCGATGGCGACCACATGAATCGTACTGTCGAACCCCGTAAAG GTCGAGTTTCGATGTTCACGTCGGGAGGAGAAAATTTGCATTACGTGGAGAAAGTCACCCAGGGCACCCGTTATGCTATTACCATCGCGTTCACATGCGACGCCCAGCACGCCATTCCAGATCCACACGTCCGCAATTAG
- the LOC116925374 gene encoding oxalate:formate antiporter encodes MVNGVIIAGYGMGAFVFNLIQIAYVNPENIPADSTGYFADENVLMRVPGLFVFLGCIYLAIQLFAVIFIRNPPVPLAIKTETADVHLTISPEPKVSVWQLVRSPLFIALWFTFLFNDQTIIGVIGLYKAFGLYFWTDDKCLTLVGSLGAIFNALGRLAWGFLADRVQYRTLMLVLTWLVVALLLSLNATPLAGGVWLYACWIISLNIITPGTYILLPKAIGDYFGKENVPFNYGLLFTSFLVGGPLSGLVSNTLLDAFGWIGVFWSMAAFSAAAGVITWFLP; translated from the exons ATGGTAAATGGGGTTATTATCGCTGGCTACGGTATGGGTGCTTTCGTCTTCAATCTTATCCAGATTGCCTACGTCAACCCCGAAAATATTCCTGCCGATAGCACTGG GTACTTCGCTGATGAGAACGTCTTGATGCGAGTACCTGGCCTCTTCGTTTTTCTAGGATGCATTTATTTGGCAATACAGTTATTTGCAGTTATCTTCATAAGGAATCCACCGGTTCCCCTAGCGATAAAAACAGAAACAGCCGACGTTCATCTGACTATTTCTCCGGAGCCGAAAGTTTCCGTGTGGCAGCTTGTCCGTTCACCTCTATTTATTGCGCTGTGGTTCACCTTTCTGTTTAACGATCAAACCATTATCGGAGTCATTGGATTATACAAAGCTTTCGGGCTGTATTTTTGGACAGACGATAAATGCCTGACGCTGGTCGGATCACTGGGTGCAATTTTTAATGCCCTTGGCCGCCTAGCTTGGGGATTTCTAGCGGACCGAGTCCAATACAGG ACGTTAATGCTAGTCCTCACCTGGCTGGTGGTGGCACTTTTACTTTCGCTGAATGCAACGCCGTTGGCGGGAGGTGTTTGGCTCTACGCATGCTGGATCATCTCATTGAACATTATTACACCCGGGACATACATTCTTCTACCGAAAGCCATCGGAGATTattttggaaaagaaaatgttccTTTCAACTACGGGCTTCTGTTCACCAGCTTT TTAGTGGGAGGTCCTCTTTCTGGCTTGGTATCCAATACTTTACTTGATGCGTTTGGTTGGATTGGAGTGTTCTGGTCGATGGCTGCATTTAGTGCTGCTG CTGGAGTCATCACTTGGTTCCTGCCTTGA